One window of Chloroflexus aggregans DSM 9485 genomic DNA carries:
- a CDS encoding ATP-binding protein, whose protein sequence is MHLREPYIFTINDSVGAKGVHAIFAARVPFIPSFMTSDFTRSLSGGGKSRLELITERQVRFINDLLNTRNIGVANEKNSANITIDLRYIARPNADKKRFSSNIDVVFLGKAFHEDEATAKRLCHQLWRKFIAHFPFEDPFNYPLEAVSLGGDSREDIDRCMETMRGLVYPIPFNQLDCSNNPLLEIRKYEDFDPELSPGAIEGYFPHRFMPTFDTSALGRFLETLVQQQQLCVASICLRPTQLTRDEEIFLMDLLAKNETYITKLTGRKKLHFEERFQDVRDTFWPIINRRYHLFQIKIQVLGEKYPPTDVLEALGSELLGNTYKQEPRLWAKEQPATINELKVALYNFECLEYKSWGKRILSDSRAIRLRQLVTPTEAAGAFRLPIPPESGYLPGIIVRDEPFVIPQSTASSSVESISLGEIFHHGQATGENFFVPVRDLAKHVLIAGATGSGKTNTCLHLLSQLYADYKVPFLVMYPIDKSDYRLLIGDPAIKDSLLIYTVGDETTSPFRFNPFYVADKILLKTHISLLMRCFSAAFSMWDPLPAVYRAALRQVYRANGWDLDHDTGETGRMRQAKTPCMSQFYEVLLSVTEQMTAGYDEEAKGRVRQSAEIRLHDLLLNAGTVVNTEQPAPIADILRYPTVMELGRVGSTQDTALIMGFLIVLLIEEIQSNYRKISTEERQKPLRHVLLIEEAHRLMSAVQNASEDLANPQAKGGEDFANILAEVRGFGQGIFIAEQIPTQLVNGALGNTNLKIMHRLEDQDSFKLFCEILNLNERQKEYVRSLEPGQVIVRGRDSRPVFVKVGNYLDRFQTSDDYPLVDDSDEAVKKLMSRANLSVRIPTAMQWYPENAISTSTSADILLTDDSQPFLETVQQAVESENWERVRRVISGWLNPANSQKIKVKLCEEIVRKLNYTGTQAEIILSLFK, encoded by the coding sequence ATGCACTTAAGAGAACCTTACATTTTTACAATAAATGATTCTGTTGGCGCAAAAGGAGTTCATGCAATTTTTGCAGCGCGAGTTCCGTTTATCCCTAGCTTTATGACCAGTGATTTTACACGCTCTTTGTCGGGTGGTGGAAAAAGCCGGCTAGAATTGATAACTGAACGGCAAGTCAGGTTCATTAACGATTTGCTAAATACCCGCAATATTGGTGTTGCCAATGAAAAAAACTCAGCCAATATAACTATTGACTTGCGATATATTGCGCGACCAAATGCAGATAAGAAAAGATTTTCGAGTAACATAGATGTTGTTTTCTTAGGTAAAGCTTTTCACGAAGATGAGGCAACAGCAAAACGCCTTTGTCATCAATTGTGGCGCAAATTTATCGCGCATTTCCCTTTTGAGGACCCTTTTAACTATCCCCTGGAAGCAGTGAGCTTAGGAGGAGACAGTCGGGAAGATATTGACAGGTGTATGGAAACCATGAGGGGATTGGTATATCCTATTCCATTTAATCAACTAGATTGCTCAAATAATCCCTTGCTAGAAATACGGAAATATGAAGATTTTGATCCAGAACTTTCGCCAGGAGCAATTGAGGGATATTTTCCGCATCGTTTTATGCCCACATTCGATACTTCAGCCCTCGGCAGATTTTTAGAAACATTGGTACAACAACAGCAATTATGTGTTGCAAGCATCTGTCTTCGTCCTACACAGTTAACAAGGGATGAAGAAATCTTTCTAATGGATTTATTAGCTAAAAATGAAACATATATAACTAAACTAACAGGGCGCAAAAAGCTTCACTTTGAAGAAAGATTCCAAGATGTCCGGGACACTTTTTGGCCCATTATTAACCGGCGTTATCACTTATTTCAAATCAAAATTCAGGTTTTGGGAGAAAAATACCCCCCAACCGATGTTTTAGAAGCACTTGGTTCAGAATTGCTCGGAAATACTTACAAGCAAGAACCTCGTTTATGGGCTAAAGAACAACCTGCAACTATTAATGAGCTAAAAGTAGCCCTGTATAATTTTGAATGTCTGGAATATAAATCCTGGGGAAAACGAATATTATCTGACTCACGTGCTATACGCCTGCGTCAGTTAGTCACACCGACCGAAGCCGCAGGTGCTTTCCGCTTGCCCATACCACCTGAAAGTGGTTATTTGCCAGGTATTATTGTACGCGATGAGCCTTTTGTCATACCTCAAAGCACTGCGTCCAGTTCAGTAGAAAGTATTTCCTTAGGGGAGATTTTTCATCATGGTCAAGCTACAGGGGAAAACTTTTTTGTCCCTGTGCGTGATTTAGCTAAACACGTATTGATTGCTGGCGCAACTGGTAGTGGTAAAACAAACACCTGTTTGCATTTATTATCACAGCTCTATGCTGACTACAAAGTACCTTTTTTAGTTATGTATCCCATTGATAAATCAGACTATCGGCTTTTGATCGGCGATCCTGCTATCAAAGATAGCCTTTTAATTTATACAGTAGGCGATGAAACTACATCACCATTTCGTTTTAATCCATTCTATGTTGCTGATAAAATTCTGCTCAAAACACATATCAGTTTATTGATGCGCTGTTTTTCAGCCGCGTTTAGTATGTGGGATCCTTTACCAGCAGTATATCGCGCCGCTTTACGACAAGTTTATCGAGCAAATGGATGGGATTTAGACCATGATACAGGAGAAACTGGGCGTATGCGCCAAGCAAAAACTCCTTGTATGTCACAATTTTACGAAGTTCTACTATCTGTGACAGAACAAATGACCGCAGGTTATGATGAAGAGGCCAAAGGGCGTGTGCGTCAATCGGCAGAGATTCGCTTACATGATTTGCTGCTAAATGCCGGAACAGTGGTTAATACCGAACAACCTGCGCCTATTGCTGATATTTTAAGATATCCTACCGTAATGGAATTGGGGCGAGTTGGCTCAACACAGGACACAGCGTTGATTATGGGTTTTTTGATAGTCTTGCTTATCGAGGAAATACAAAGCAACTATAGGAAGATATCAACCGAAGAACGTCAAAAGCCATTACGTCATGTGCTGCTTATTGAAGAAGCGCATAGATTGATGTCAGCTGTTCAAAACGCCAGTGAAGATTTAGCCAATCCGCAAGCAAAAGGGGGAGAAGATTTTGCTAATATTCTCGCAGAGGTGCGCGGATTTGGGCAGGGTATATTTATAGCTGAACAAATCCCAACGCAACTTGTAAATGGAGCTCTAGGTAATACAAATTTGAAGATTATGCACAGATTGGAAGATCAAGATAGCTTCAAATTGTTTTGTGAAATTCTCAATCTGAATGAGCGGCAAAAAGAATATGTCCGTTCGTTAGAGCCTGGACAAGTTATAGTACGGGGACGGGATAGCCGACCGGTTTTTGTAAAGGTGGGTAATTATCTTGATCGTTTTCAAACGTCCGATGATTATCCTCTTGTAGATGATAGTGACGAAGCGGTCAAAAAACTTATGAGTAGGGCAAACCTATCTGTGCGTATTCCTACCGCAATGCAATGGTATCCAGAAAACGCTATATCCACGTCAACAAGTGCAGACATTTTACTAACTGATGACTCTCAACCCTTCTTGGAAACAGTGCAACAGGCCGTGGAAAGTGAAAATTGGGAACGAGTTAGACGAGTAATTTCAGGGTGGTTGAATCCAGCAAATTCACAAAAAATTAAGGTCAAGCTGTGTGAGGAAATTGTCAGAAAATTGAATTACACAGGCACACAGGCCGAAATAATTCTTTCCCTTTTCAAATAA
- the galT gene encoding galactose-1-phosphate uridylyltransferase: MSELRLNIATREWVIIASERARRPNAFTETRHQPRTAERPLHDPHCPFCVGNEELDLEVERYPATGPWQLRIVRNKYPALHDQGPVMRRFDGLRRTLSGYGYHEVLVEHPHHNTTLGLMTNAEVKAVLEMYLRRGRAMSADPRVEQVVIFKNHGERAGASLQHPHSQLIAVPVVPADVRHRIEEARRFFDDTGQCVFCAMLADELASNERLVYANDDFVAFVLYAASSPFHIWILPRRHRASFFHIDETELDGLADVVREVFYRLYYRLNDPDFNLVLRSTPAKEPENGYFHWYLAVVPRLSYMAGFEMGSGIFINPSIPEACAAFLRE; encoded by the coding sequence ATGTCGGAATTACGGCTGAATATTGCTACCCGTGAATGGGTAATCATTGCCAGCGAACGTGCCCGCCGTCCCAATGCATTCACCGAGACGCGACACCAACCACGAACTGCCGAGCGTCCACTGCACGATCCGCACTGTCCCTTCTGTGTTGGTAACGAAGAGCTTGACCTTGAAGTCGAACGATACCCGGCGACCGGGCCGTGGCAATTACGCATTGTTCGCAATAAGTATCCGGCATTGCACGATCAGGGGCCGGTGATGCGTCGTTTTGATGGTCTGCGACGCACTCTGAGCGGCTATGGTTACCACGAGGTGCTGGTCGAGCATCCCCATCACAATACAACGTTGGGGTTAATGACCAATGCCGAGGTAAAGGCTGTGCTGGAAATGTATCTGCGGCGTGGTCGGGCAATGAGTGCCGATCCGCGGGTAGAGCAGGTGGTTATTTTTAAGAATCACGGTGAACGGGCCGGTGCCTCGTTACAGCATCCGCATAGTCAACTGATAGCTGTGCCGGTAGTCCCGGCTGATGTTCGGCATCGGATTGAGGAGGCGCGTCGGTTTTTTGATGATACCGGCCAGTGTGTCTTTTGTGCAATGCTGGCCGATGAGCTGGCCAGTAACGAACGATTGGTGTATGCAAACGATGATTTTGTCGCGTTTGTGCTCTACGCAGCCTCTTCCCCATTCCACATCTGGATCTTGCCGCGTAGACATCGGGCTAGTTTTTTTCATATCGATGAGACGGAACTTGACGGTCTGGCCGATGTAGTGCGGGAAGTGTTTTATCGCCTCTACTATCGCCTCAACGATCCCGATTTTAATCTGGTGCTCCGCTCGACGCCGGCCAAAGAGCCGGAGAATGGCTATTTTCACTGGTACCTGGCCGTTGTCCCACGGCTGTCGTATATGGCCGGCTTTGAGATGGGGAGCGGTATTTTTATCAATCCCAGTATTCCCGAAGCCTGCGCCGCTTTTCTGCGTGAATAA
- a CDS encoding sulfite exporter TauE/SafE family protein: MELFDLALIFTAALLAGALNAIAGGGSFFSFPALLVAGVSPIVANATNALALWPGTLASVGAYRRELSGQRNDIWLFSGLSLIGGLLGALLLLATDEQRFTALIPYLLLFATLIFTFSPQITTVAQRLVGHGSRQQRLLVTVVYFAIAIYGGFFGAGLGILTLAALALLGHDNIHRMNALKTLQAALVNGIAVATFVATGLIAWLPALIMTIGAIAGGYGGAAIARRIDARRVRTVVVWISIGLTVWFFVRAS; the protein is encoded by the coding sequence GTGGAACTCTTCGATCTCGCCTTAATCTTTACCGCTGCATTGCTGGCCGGTGCATTGAACGCGATTGCCGGCGGCGGTAGCTTCTTTTCTTTTCCAGCCCTTTTAGTCGCCGGCGTGTCACCAATCGTCGCCAATGCGACAAATGCGTTGGCACTCTGGCCGGGCACGCTGGCGAGTGTCGGTGCCTACCGGCGCGAGCTGAGTGGTCAACGGAACGACATTTGGCTCTTCAGCGGGTTGAGCCTGATCGGTGGACTGCTCGGTGCGCTGTTGTTACTCGCTACCGATGAACAACGTTTTACCGCCTTGATCCCGTACCTGTTACTCTTCGCCACCCTGATCTTTACCTTTAGCCCACAGATCACCACCGTAGCCCAACGGCTGGTCGGTCATGGCAGTCGTCAGCAACGCCTGTTGGTTACGGTTGTCTATTTTGCCATTGCCATCTACGGTGGTTTTTTTGGTGCCGGACTGGGGATTCTCACCCTCGCGGCTTTGGCCTTGCTCGGTCACGACAACATTCATCGGATGAATGCGCTGAAAACTTTGCAGGCGGCGCTCGTTAACGGGATTGCGGTGGCGACCTTCGTTGCCACCGGCTTGATCGCGTGGCTACCGGCCCTGATCATGACGATCGGCGCGATCGCCGGCGGCTATGGCGGTGCGGCGATTGCCCGCCGCATAGACGCCCGCCGGGTTCGCACCGTGGTTGTGTGGATCAGCATCGGTTTGACGGTCTGGTTTTTTGTGCGTGCATCCTGA
- a CDS encoding type II toxin-antitoxin system VapC family toxin — protein MKLPLDTHAFLWFIGGDERLSPSARALIEDMSNDAYLSIASLWEMAIKISLDRLQLAQPFEIFIPHQLSLNRIGLPVSR, from the coding sequence ATGAAACTACCCCTTGATACACACGCTTTCCTGTGGTTCATCGGCGGTGATGAGCGCCTCAGTCCCAGTGCACGGGCGTTGATTGAAGACATGAGCAATGATGCTTATCTTAGCATTGCCAGTCTATGGGAGATGGCGATCAAGATCAGTCTTGACCGACTGCAATTGGCACAGCCTTTTGAGATTTTCATCCCACACCAATTAAGCCTGAATAGGATCGGGTTACCTGTATCACGATGA
- a CDS encoding ATP-binding protein translates to MSGAFPLSDEAVKALAPCDLPLLRHDPFLRSRSSASINTLPPAVQEIVQRLYDTLLQIFSMFDQQRRLDYTDLRRFLHEKGWSDLINELRGISLSHVDPVLGQVIHDVRGGSLQALALQLQLLEVEQVRPADIERIYLLTRDHLKIMRNCLPDIDPVRTARDIELRAHGVDLLLEKWNQADYRLPDGTAQVIVDARYNGVVADRCVEFSALDRVFYNLVNNATRHSADHRVMIGIFLISECESPSLRFVVANRIDTLQRSALEQRFGHQWSDLFRGGFTFNSTGVQGHGFGLAICAELVANAYGLPNGAAAIAGQYVGARPHGDLFVAWFHWPIAAP, encoded by the coding sequence ATGTCCGGTGCATTTCCCCTTAGCGACGAAGCCGTTAAAGCGCTGGCACCGTGCGATTTACCGTTGTTGCGCCATGACCCTTTTTTGCGTAGTCGGAGCAGCGCCAGCATCAATACACTACCACCGGCGGTACAAGAGATAGTTCAGCGGTTGTACGATACGCTGCTCCAGATCTTTTCTATGTTTGATCAACAGCGCCGGCTCGATTACACCGATTTACGCCGGTTCTTACACGAGAAGGGCTGGTCTGATCTGATCAATGAGCTACGCGGGATCTCGCTTAGCCACGTCGACCCTGTATTGGGTCAGGTGATCCACGACGTGCGTGGTGGGTCGTTACAGGCATTGGCATTGCAGCTTCAGTTGCTCGAAGTCGAACAGGTGCGGCCCGCCGATATTGAGCGGATCTATCTCCTCACACGCGATCATCTCAAGATTATGCGGAACTGTTTGCCGGATATCGATCCGGTCCGCACGGCGCGCGATATTGAATTACGCGCGCACGGCGTCGATCTGTTGCTCGAGAAATGGAATCAGGCCGATTACCGCTTGCCCGATGGTACTGCCCAGGTGATCGTCGATGCGCGCTACAACGGAGTGGTAGCCGACCGCTGCGTGGAGTTTTCGGCCCTCGACCGCGTGTTTTATAATCTGGTGAATAATGCTACTCGCCATAGCGCCGATCACCGTGTGATGATCGGTATCTTTCTGATCTCCGAGTGCGAATCGCCGAGTTTGCGGTTTGTGGTGGCGAATCGGATCGATACATTGCAACGTTCTGCGCTTGAACAACGTTTTGGGCATCAGTGGAGTGACCTGTTCCGCGGTGGTTTCACCTTTAACAGCACTGGTGTTCAAGGCCATGGCTTTGGCTTGGCGATTTGCGCTGAACTGGTCGCAAATGCCTACGGCTTGCCCAACGGTGCGGCCGCGATTGCCGGTCAGTATGTCGGTGCCCGACCCCACGGTGATCTGTTCGTGGCATGGTTCCACTGGCCGATTGCCGCGCCATAA
- a CDS encoding FadR/GntR family transcriptional regulator — translation MTITRRRLVEQVIEHLRQQIATGTYPIGSRLPPEPQLMAQIGVGRSTVREAIRALAHEGLLEVRQGDGTYVRALATTEPLATRLRQAKVQEVHEVRRALELEVVALAAERRNDEDLAVIRQWLAVRSAALANGDIATALSADIELHCAIARATHNPTLSDLYRIFAVTLRDALGVLWDAAAPSSTDHSHADLVAAIAAGDAETAVAITRTILARHEATIHMHTATG, via the coding sequence ATGACAATCACCCGACGACGGCTGGTCGAGCAAGTTATCGAGCACTTACGACAACAAATTGCCACAGGCACTTACCCGATCGGCAGCCGTTTACCACCGGAGCCACAACTGATGGCCCAAATTGGGGTTGGTCGCTCGACGGTGCGTGAAGCCATTCGGGCGCTAGCTCACGAAGGACTGCTCGAAGTCCGTCAAGGTGATGGTACGTATGTACGCGCCTTGGCTACTACCGAACCATTGGCAACGCGGCTCCGCCAGGCTAAAGTGCAAGAAGTGCATGAGGTGCGGCGTGCGCTCGAGTTAGAAGTTGTTGCACTGGCCGCCGAACGACGGAATGACGAAGATCTCGCCGTGATCAGGCAGTGGTTGGCCGTCCGCTCGGCAGCTCTTGCTAACGGTGATATTGCCACCGCGCTCTCTGCCGACATCGAATTGCACTGTGCTATCGCCCGCGCTACCCATAACCCTACGCTTAGCGATCTGTACCGTATATTCGCGGTTACCCTCCGTGATGCACTCGGTGTGCTGTGGGATGCGGCTGCACCATCGTCTACCGATCATTCCCACGCCGATCTGGTTGCTGCCATCGCAGCCGGTGACGCCGAAACTGCCGTCGCGATAACGCGCACGATTCTTGCCCGCCACGAAGCGACTATTCACATGCACACCGCAACCGGATAA
- a CDS encoding type II toxin-antitoxin system Phd/YefM family antitoxin — protein sequence MLQVNLEEAKGRLPELVNAVLKGETVLIVTDLQAIVQLVPVISSMRRQFGSAKGLIVMADTFDAPLPDFNPYMP from the coding sequence ATGCTCCAAGTAAATTTAGAAGAAGCGAAAGGTCGTTTGCCCGAATTGGTTAATGCCGTGCTAAAGGGTGAAACGGTGTTGATTGTTACAGACCTTCAGGCAATCGTCCAACTGGTGCCCGTGATCTCTTCCATGCGCCGCCAGTTTGGGAGTGCGAAAGGATTGATTGTCATGGCGGATACTTTCGATGCACCACTCCCAGACTTTAACCCGTATATGCCATGA
- a CDS encoding DNA adenine methylase, with protein MALPRPVNVASVPQRSPFRYPGGKTWFVPTFRRWVASLKRKPLILVEPFAGGGIISLTALFENLVEKAVMVELDDEVAAVWETIVNGDAVWLANQILTFTMTREAVEAELQKTPTTIREKAFQTILKNRTLHGGILAEGSRFIRYGENGKGIGSRWYPKTLAQRLINLNTVAHRIDFRCDDGLNVMMEFAHREDVIYFIDPPYTVGGKKAGKRLYKHHQLDHEHLFTICESLVGNFLMTYDEADEVKEMARKHRFQMRLIPMKNTHHATMRELVIGRDVSWLDELPAIHEARVEYRGTTSEQETSSPRTPADRPSCAQS; from the coding sequence ATGGCTTTGCCACGCCCGGTGAATGTCGCGTCAGTTCCGCAGCGAAGTCCTTTCCGCTACCCTGGCGGAAAGACATGGTTTGTGCCCACATTCCGACGCTGGGTAGCTAGTCTGAAACGCAAGCCCCTCATACTCGTTGAACCGTTCGCCGGTGGGGGGATCATCAGCCTTACCGCCCTCTTTGAAAACTTGGTCGAAAAGGCGGTCATGGTCGAATTGGATGATGAAGTGGCAGCCGTGTGGGAAACCATCGTAAACGGTGATGCGGTGTGGCTTGCCAATCAAATCTTGACCTTCACAATGACGAGAGAAGCCGTTGAAGCGGAGCTTCAGAAAACTCCCACGACCATACGGGAAAAAGCGTTTCAGACCATTCTGAAAAACCGAACGCTTCATGGGGGAATACTCGCTGAAGGCTCTCGCTTCATCAGATACGGAGAAAACGGAAAAGGAATCGGTTCTCGATGGTATCCGAAGACACTTGCTCAGCGACTCATCAATCTGAATACTGTTGCACATCGGATTGATTTCCGGTGCGATGATGGCTTGAATGTGATGATGGAGTTTGCCCACCGTGAGGATGTTATCTATTTTATTGATCCTCCCTATACCGTCGGTGGCAAAAAGGCGGGCAAACGGCTGTATAAACATCATCAGCTTGATCACGAACATCTCTTTACAATTTGTGAGTCGCTCGTGGGCAATTTTCTTATGACATATGATGAAGCAGATGAAGTGAAGGAAATGGCTCGAAAGCACAGGTTTCAGATGCGTTTGATTCCGATGAAAAATACGCATCACGCCACAATGAGAGAATTAGTCATTGGAAGAGATGTATCGTGGTTGGACGAGTTGCCTGCCATTCACGAAGCAAGAGTCGAATATCGTGGTACGACATCCGAGCAAGAAACGTCCTCCCCACGCACTCCGGCCGACCGTCCCTCATGTGCGCAATCGTAG
- a CDS encoding bifunctional hydroxymethylpyrimidine kinase/phosphomethylpyrimidine kinase, with protein sequence MPLLALRAAPGRHRAGDAMDVLDDGDTNLTVRTTRFPTHHTHGTGCTYATATTVPQPAGAGHTPGPLVFAGGPSLACGPSVRGRGRWRTAGARSGVRSMGARLIIGGSGAVQWQGENAKRLHAPHASNTTPPYRST encoded by the coding sequence GTGCCCTTGCTCGCGCTCCGTGCGGCTCCGGGGCGCCACCGCGCCGGTGACGCAATGGATGTGCTCGACGACGGTGACACGAACCTCACGGTACGCACCACGCGCTTCCCCACCCATCACACCCACGGCACGGGCTGCACCTACGCGACGGCGACCACCGTCCCGCAGCCTGCTGGAGCAGGCCATACGCCGGGGCCACTCGTCTTTGCCGGGGGACCATCGCTGGCGTGCGGCCCATCGGTGCGGGGTAGAGGCCGGTGGCGCACTGCCGGCGCGCGATCAGGAGTGCGATCGATGGGCGCGCGCCTGATCATCGGTGGATCGGGCGCGGTGCAATGGCAAGGCGAGAACGCCAAACGTCTCCATGCTCCCCACGCATCAAACACGACGCCCCCGTACCGGTCAACGTAA
- a CDS encoding YbjN domain-containing protein, with protein sequence MDINIKETLTSLKIDFIELENDVYGLSIASTDESSRSFPVVLFQWTAGDEQEYIRLIIAPFIERPNEGFAFDLFERVLAINEQLPRAKFLLDSDGDLGLALDIDIEEWRSENLARALDVLGSFADYCYEELESFGK encoded by the coding sequence ATGGACATCAACATTAAGGAAACTCTTACATCTTTGAAAATAGACTTCATTGAGTTAGAAAATGATGTTTATGGTCTTAGTATAGCTTCCACCGATGAAAGTAGTCGTAGTTTTCCAGTAGTACTATTTCAATGGACAGCTGGAGATGAGCAAGAATACATACGTTTGATAATCGCTCCTTTTATAGAGCGCCCAAATGAAGGTTTTGCTTTTGACCTGTTTGAACGGGTTTTAGCTATCAATGAACAATTACCTAGGGCTAAATTCTTATTAGACAGTGATGGCGATTTGGGATTAGCATTGGATATAGATATTGAAGAATGGCGTTCGGAGAATTTAGCACGTGCGCTGGACGTGTTGGGGTCATTTGCTGATTATTGTTACGAAGAATTAGAGTCTTTTGGCAAGTAA
- a CDS encoding SPFH domain-containing protein: MKTTKKFFGIFPKILFFPVLFVIMALPQLLSKSPSPFFRSIKQLLESQSIFTILLIVFGILLLIVLIAVVAVLTDDEWKENMKRKVDTTEAVKRERGGNGIYTDPIPFIWIFSVLTYVYVETGKECAIVDGERIIETKQWITKSFFHDAVIRYVLLEPPPLIMTIENVRTQDDLYLTADISVTYRVRDPLAIIKKADPLKILQEHVKSQCTNLIGRLDYYTIADKKAKYENEICAAIQRESILPLFEITSVHLEMKLAVDPRNVEKIEELKRQQKEKDLLVEDRQKERDHAREIDKAKIGAGLTIIKETAEIAKGRSESTKEYIDSLGPRAILSMIGTPYHNLESAPNLPMLTEATERSRYEREKPELDNLQENGVIKNYESRWSKDGNFCGVVIEVDDGQIHILSPSYPDIAPTIQFISRSGQTYEWPIEKWNANMTIVHVITIALSKIKLLQ, translated from the coding sequence ATGAAAACGACAAAGAAATTTTTCGGTATATTCCCCAAAATATTATTCTTTCCAGTTCTGTTTGTTATTATGGCGTTGCCTCAATTGCTTTCCAAATCACCTTCGCCATTTTTCAGATCTATTAAGCAGCTTTTGGAATCACAATCTATTTTCACGATATTACTCATCGTTTTTGGAATACTATTACTGATAGTACTGATAGCTGTAGTTGCTGTTCTGACAGATGATGAGTGGAAAGAAAACATGAAAAGAAAAGTTGACACTACCGAAGCAGTTAAACGCGAGCGAGGGGGAAACGGAATCTATACAGACCCGATACCGTTCATCTGGATATTTTCTGTCTTAACTTATGTCTATGTAGAGACAGGTAAAGAATGTGCTATTGTGGACGGAGAGCGCATTATTGAAACGAAACAATGGATAACCAAATCTTTCTTCCACGATGCAGTTATCCGGTATGTTTTACTTGAGCCACCACCTCTAATTATGACTATCGAAAATGTTCGCACGCAAGATGATTTGTACCTCACTGCCGATATCTCTGTTACATACAGAGTTCGAGATCCACTTGCTATTATCAAGAAAGCTGACCCTCTGAAAATTCTACAAGAGCATGTTAAATCACAATGTACTAATTTAATAGGGCGACTAGACTATTACACTATCGCGGATAAAAAAGCCAAATATGAAAACGAGATATGTGCAGCTATCCAGCGAGAAAGCATATTACCACTTTTTGAGATTACCAGTGTTCATCTTGAGATGAAATTAGCGGTTGACCCGCGAAACGTTGAAAAGATTGAAGAACTGAAGAGACAGCAAAAAGAGAAGGATCTTCTGGTTGAAGATAGACAGAAAGAGCGTGATCATGCCCGTGAGATAGATAAAGCGAAAATCGGGGCAGGTTTAACCATTATTAAAGAGACGGCTGAAATTGCAAAAGGAAGATCGGAGTCCACCAAAGAATACATAGATTCTCTAGGTCCTAGGGCTATATTATCTATGATAGGAACTCCTTATCATAACTTAGAATCGGCTCCAAATCTACCTATGTTGACCGAAGCAACAGAAAGGTCGAGATATGAACGTGAAAAGCCTGAACTCGATAATCTGCAAGAAAACGGTGTAATCAAAAACTATGAATCTCGATGGAGTAAAGATGGAAATTTCTGTGGCGTGGTGATTGAGGTGGATGATGGACAAATTCATATTTTGTCCCCAAGCTATCCAGATATTGCCCCGACTATTCAATTCATTTCTAGATCAGGTCAAACTTATGAATGGCCTATTGAAAAATGGAATGCTAATATGACTATCGTGCATGTTATCACAATTGCACTCAGTAAAATAAAACTTCTTCAATGA